Genomic DNA from Corynebacterium kroppenstedtii:
CCGCAGACTCAATCCGCCCGTGGATCGACGCCCTCCGCAATCTCGGTTTCGCGGTTTTTGCTAAACCCAAGCTTTTCGACGACACCGATGTCGATCCGGACATGCTGGCGCACATCAACCGCAGGTACGACGAGGGTGTGCTGCGCTCGGTGTATGTTGCCAGCGCTGATGGCAGAAACTTTCAACCACGGCTAGAAGAACTGGCTGCCGAGGGTATCGACGTTGCCGTGCTGGGTTTTTACGAACACGCCACCTGGGCGGTGATGAGCGAGGCCATACGATTCGTCGACCTCGAAGACATCCCGGATATCTTTACCACGCCACTCCCGCGAGTAAATCTCGACCGCCTTCCCGACGAGGGCGCGTGGCTACAGCCGTACCGCTCCCTTCGTTCTGTGAAGTCATCTCATCATGACGGCCAGTCGTGAGGGAGCTGATGCAATGACTGTAGAAGCGGAAACACCTGGACGAAAAACCGAGGTCACTGCGCGCGCAAAGGACGCAGTGCTGGCCGACGCACAGTCAGCCACGGGTACCACTGTCGCCCCGAAGGAACAAGTGTCGCGCCGATCTCACACCTCAGGAAGCGTCAAAGTTCGGCCCCTCCCCTGGTGGCGACGAGCCATCACTCTAATGAGGCACCCTCTGGTTCGATTAGTGTTCTTCCTTGCTGTGGTAGCCGCCCTCACGATGGTCGTCCGAGGCAGTATTGATTTCGTTTCAGAGGGTCTGGGCTACATCGGATCGGCAAACACCACGTGGATCATCGTCGGAGTCGCTTTTATCGGCCTTTCAATCCTGGCCATGGGCGAGCTCATGTACGTCCTCCTACGCAGCGCTGGGGTCCCCTGCAAACGATCCAGTGTCTACGCCCTCACTCTGACGTCGAACTCTGTGTCTGCCACTTTCCCTGGTGGTCCAGCAATTTCACTAGCGATGATTTTCCGTGAGCAGCACAAATGGGGAGCTTCTTCAGTGATTGCTAGCTGGTATATGGTGATCTCCGGTGTCATCGCGTCAGGTGTGCTAGCTCTTTTCGGCCTCACCGCATTCTATTTCTTGGGTGCCAAGGTGAACCCGTGGACACTCGTCATCTCTCTTACCGCTGTGGTTGTCGTATTACTAGTTGTGAAATGGTTAGCAGCACATCTCTCTAGCGTCGAGCGCGTTGTCGTCACCATCCTTCGCAAGGTCAACCACTATCGGAACAAACCTCTCAACACTGGAATCGACAAAGCACGCGAAAGCATTAAGACCCTCAGCAGTGTTGACCTGCCGTTACCGAAGCTTGCATTGGCGGCCATGTGGTCAGGCGTGAACTGGGGCGCAGATTGCCTCTGCCTCCTCGTTTGCCTATGGGCGGTGGGGGCACACCCCAACGTGGCATCGGTTGTCCTCGCGTTCGTCACTGCCAAAATCGTGGGAACTGCGCAGGTCACGCCGGGCGGGTTGGGACCCGTCGAGGCAACGATAGTCGGCACTCTCGTCGCCACCGGTATGACGTCGGCAACCGCGCTTGCTGCCACCATTATTTTCAGAATGATTTCGTTCATTCTCCTCGCCGCTGTGGGCTGGATCATTTTCCTCATTCAATATGCGGGACCCAAACGCGCGATGATGTTGGGGCGGTCCTGAGGAACCGCACGTGAACCTCATACAGTACGGACACACTAAAAACGCACTGACGATACTGACAATAGAGGCGCTAGATAATGGCGCAATACTAAGGATTGGAGTTCATCATGTCACAGTCCGCTTCTCCGGGATCCGAGACTGACCCAAACCGTGCACCAGGCACGCAAGTGAGCTACGTGCAAGCAGCGGTGATGGACATCATCGCAGTTCTGCTCTTCGCCCTACTTGCGCGTATCGCCCACAATTCACCGGAATTGCCATTCAGTTGGGGCGGTGTCCTCGCTACTGCTTGGCCATTCTTGCTCGGCGCGGCCGCCGGGTTCGGTGTCATGGCCATCCTCCGCCGCCCCGCCGGCACTGTAATCCCGTTCGGTATTGCTGTGTGGATTCCCGCCGTCATTGTGGGCCTCACGATTTGGGGTTTCCACCACAGCAAAGTCCCGCACTGGTCATTCATCATCGTGGCGACGGTAACGTCGGCGATCTTCATCCTCGGATGGCGGGGCCTGACCCGCCTCTCTGCGTCACGCGCGCACAAGAGGCGTGAGCGTCGACAAGCTCTTATCGACGCCGAAGAAAAGCACAAAGCCGACAAGTGACGAGTAAATAAATGACCCCGCTATGCATGGCGAGAAATAGCGGAGTGCTTCAATAGTTGTATGTCACATACCGACCCGGCCCAAGGATCCACCGGATCCACCCTTGCTGGACGCGGAGAAACCACCTCCAAAACATTCTTCGGCCACCCGTGGGGGTTGGCGAACCTCTTCGGAGTGGAGATGTGGGAGCGCTTCAGCTTCTACGGGCTCCAAGGCCTTGTTCTCTTCTACCTGTATCACAGCACCGACGACGGCGGGCTGGGCATGTCCGAAAGCCTGGCAACGTCAATCGTCGGTGCCTATGGTGGTGCGGTTTTCCTCGCCTCGATCGGTGGTGCGTGGATTTCTGACCGTGTCCTCGGGGCAGAAAAGACACTGTTTTATTCGGCGGTGCTTATCATGTTGGGGCACATGTCGCTTGCTCTTCTGCCCGGCTTCACTGGACTGATCATTGGTCTTGTCCTGGTTGCGGTGGGGTCAGGAGCCCTGAAAACGGCGAATTCCGCGATGGTCGGAACTTTATACGAAGAGGGCGACCCCAAACGCGATGGCGGTTTTTCGTTGTTCTACATGGGCGTGAACATCGGTGCCTTGATTGGCCCTCTGGTGACAGGCGCCCTATGGAAGCAGATGGGTTTCCACTGGGGCTTCGGAGCAGCTGCGGTTGGTATGGCTTTGGGCCTTATTCAGTACATCCTGATGAGGAAGACCACGTTGCAGAATGCTGGCGCCAAAGCTCCGAATCCTTTGCGGCCTGATGAACGCGTCAAGTCGTGGGGTGGGGTCATCGCGTTGACGGTCATCATTGTTGGGCTTGCTCTACTCTTTCCCACTTCTCAATTGTCGACGTATGTTGCGGTCATTGCGATTGTCGCCGCAGTTTATTTCTGGCAGGAAATGTACCGTTCTTCATTGGTGAATCGGACGGAACGCCATCGTTTGTTGGGGTTTATTCCGATGTTCCTGGCCGCTTGCGTGTTTTGGTCGATCTATCAGCAGCAGTTCACGATGGTGGCAATGTATGCGGATAAGAAGCTGGACTTGAGTTGGGGTTTCATGGATACGCCGGCCTCATGGGTTCAGTCGATTAACCCGATCTTCATTATTCTTTTAGCACCGCTCTTCACGATTCTGTGGGATCGTCTGGGTACACGTCAGCCGTCTACTCCGGTGAAGTTTGGCGTGTCGGCCATTATGTTGGGGCTTGGTTTGGTTCCTTTCCTTTTCTTTGTGAGCTACGCTGACCATTCAACGCCCTACTACATGATTGTTGTGGTGTTGTTCCTTTTCACTGTGTCAGAGCTGTTGCTGTCTCCAGTTGGACTGTCTATGTCAACTAAGCTTGCTCCGCGTGCGTATCCGGCACGAATGGTTGCGATGTGGAATCTAACCTCCGCTGTGGGTACGGCTTTAGCAGGTACGCTGGCCGGTTTTTACAATCCGGAGTCCGCACATGATTCCACAATCTATTTCATAACAATG
This window encodes:
- a CDS encoding DUF3054 domain-containing protein → MSQSASPGSETDPNRAPGTQVSYVQAAVMDIIAVLLFALLARIAHNSPELPFSWGGVLATAWPFLLGAAAGFGVMAILRRPAGTVIPFGIAVWIPAVIVGLTIWGFHHSKVPHWSFIIVATVTSAIFILGWRGLTRLSASRAHKRRERRQALIDAEEKHKADK
- a CDS encoding peptide MFS transporter codes for the protein MSHTDPAQGSTGSTLAGRGETTSKTFFGHPWGLANLFGVEMWERFSFYGLQGLVLFYLYHSTDDGGLGMSESLATSIVGAYGGAVFLASIGGAWISDRVLGAEKTLFYSAVLIMLGHMSLALLPGFTGLIIGLVLVAVGSGALKTANSAMVGTLYEEGDPKRDGGFSLFYMGVNIGALIGPLVTGALWKQMGFHWGFGAAAVGMALGLIQYILMRKTTLQNAGAKAPNPLRPDERVKSWGGVIALTVIIVGLALLFPTSQLSTYVAVIAIVAAVYFWQEMYRSSLVNRTERHRLLGFIPMFLAACVFWSIYQQQFTMVAMYADKKLDLSWGFMDTPASWVQSINPIFIILLAPLFTILWDRLGTRQPSTPVKFGVSAIMLGLGLVPFLFFVSYADHSTPYYMIVVVLFLFTVSELLLSPVGLSMSTKLAPRAYPARMVAMWNLTSAVGTALAGTLAGFYNPESAHDSTIYFITMICVCVMIGAIILAVSKPIVKLFDGVK
- a CDS encoding NYN domain-containing protein, which codes for MTHHANTTSRGHSYSAAPDETPSALLIWDAPNIDMGLGSILGGRPSSAYRPRFDSLGQWLIHETDQLSASLDEQIEPEATVFTNIMPGSADSIRPWIDALRNLGFAVFAKPKLFDDTDVDPDMLAHINRRYDEGVLRSVYVASADGRNFQPRLEELAAEGIDVAVLGFYEHATWAVMSEAIRFVDLEDIPDIFTTPLPRVNLDRLPDEGAWLQPYRSLRSVKSSHHDGQS
- a CDS encoding lysylphosphatidylglycerol synthase transmembrane domain-containing protein, whose amino-acid sequence is MTVEAETPGRKTEVTARAKDAVLADAQSATGTTVAPKEQVSRRSHTSGSVKVRPLPWWRRAITLMRHPLVRLVFFLAVVAALTMVVRGSIDFVSEGLGYIGSANTTWIIVGVAFIGLSILAMGELMYVLLRSAGVPCKRSSVYALTLTSNSVSATFPGGPAISLAMIFREQHKWGASSVIASWYMVISGVIASGVLALFGLTAFYFLGAKVNPWTLVISLTAVVVVLLVVKWLAAHLSSVERVVVTILRKVNHYRNKPLNTGIDKARESIKTLSSVDLPLPKLALAAMWSGVNWGADCLCLLVCLWAVGAHPNVASVVLAFVTAKIVGTAQVTPGGLGPVEATIVGTLVATGMTSATALAATIIFRMISFILLAAVGWIIFLIQYAGPKRAMMLGRS